A part of Escherichia marmotae genomic DNA contains:
- the glrR gene encoding two-component system response regulator GlrR has protein sequence MSHKPAHLLLVDDDPGLLKLLGLRLTSEGYSVVTAESGAEGLRVLNREKIDLVISDLRMDEMDGMQLFAEIQKVQPGMPVIILTAHGSIPDAVSATQQGVFSFLTKPVDKDALYQAIDDALEQSAPATDGRWSEAIVTRSPLMLRLLEQARLVAQSDVSVLINGQSGTGKEIFAQAIHNASPRNNKPFIAINCGALPEQLLESELFGHARGAFTGAVSNREGLFQAAEGGTLFLDEIGDMPAPLQVKLLRVLQERKVRPLGSNRDIDIDVRIISATHRDLPKAMARGEFREDLYYRLNVVSLKIPALAERTEDIPLLANHLLRQAAERHKPFVRAFSTDAMKRLMTATWPGNVRQLVNVIEQCVALTSSPVISDALVEQALEGENTALPTFVEARNQFELNYLRKLLQITKGNVTHAARMAGRNRTEFYKLLSRHELDANDFKE, from the coding sequence ATGAGCCATAAACCTGCGCATTTATTATTGGTCGATGATGATCCCGGATTGTTGAAATTACTTGGTCTGCGCCTGACCAGCGAAGGCTACAGCGTGGTCACGGCGGAAAGTGGCGCTGAAGGGTTGCGGGTACTGAATCGCGAAAAAATAGATTTAGTCATCAGCGACCTGCGGATGGATGAAATGGACGGTATGCAACTGTTTGCCGAAATCCAGAAAGTGCAGCCGGGGATGCCGGTTATCATCCTCACCGCGCATGGTTCCATTCCCGATGCCGTTTCCGCGACACAGCAAGGCGTGTTTAGTTTCCTCACCAAACCCGTCGATAAAGACGCGTTGTATCAGGCAATTGACGATGCGCTGGAGCAATCCGCGCCAGCCACCGACGGACGCTGGAGCGAGGCTATTGTCACCCGCAGTCCGCTGATGCTGCGTTTGCTGGAACAGGCGAGGCTGGTAGCGCAGTCTGACGTTAGTGTGCTGATTAACGGCCAGAGCGGCACGGGAAAAGAGATTTTCGCCCAGGCGATCCACAACGCCAGCCCACGCAACAACAAACCGTTTATTGCCATTAACTGTGGCGCATTGCCTGAACAGTTGCTGGAGTCAGAACTGTTTGGTCATGCACGCGGCGCGTTTACTGGTGCCGTCAGCAATCGCGAAGGTTTATTCCAGGCGGCGGAAGGCGGTACGCTGTTTCTCGATGAGATTGGCGATATGCCCGCGCCGTTACAGGTAAAATTGCTGCGCGTGTTGCAGGAGCGCAAAGTCCGTCCGCTGGGCAGCAACCGCGATATTGATATCGACGTGCGGATTATTTCCGCCACTCATCGCGACCTGCCAAAAGCGATGGCGCGAGGTGAGTTCCGCGAAGATCTCTATTACCGCCTCAACGTTGTTAGTCTGAAGATCCCCGCACTGGCGGAGCGCACGGAAGATATTCCGTTGTTAGCAAACCATTTATTGCGTCAGGCGGCAGAGCGACATAAACCGTTTGTCCGTGCGTTCTCCACCGATGCGATGAAGCGCCTGATGACCGCCACCTGGCCGGGCAATGTGCGCCAGTTGGTGAATGTGATTGAACAGTGCGTGGCGCTGACGTCATCTCCGGTGATTAGTGATGCGCTGGTGGAGCAGGCGCTGGAAGGAGAAAACACGGCGCTACCCACCTTTGTTGAGGCGCGTAATCAGTTTGAACTCAACTACTTGCGCAAGCTGCTGCAAATCACCAAAGGCAATGTCACCCACGCGGCGAGAATGGCGGGGCGCAACCGGACAGAATTTTATAAACTGCTTTCCCGACACGAACTGGATGCAAACGATTTCAAGGAATGA
- the glnB gene encoding nitrogen regulatory protein P-II → MKKIDAIIKPFKLDDVREALAEVGITGMTVTEVKGFGRQKGHTELYRGAEYMVDFLPKVKIEIVVPDDIVDTCVDTIIRTAQTGKIGDGKIFVFDVARVIRIRTGEEDDAAI, encoded by the coding sequence ATGAAAAAGATTGATGCGATTATTAAACCCTTCAAGCTGGACGATGTCCGCGAAGCACTGGCTGAAGTCGGCATTACCGGTATGACGGTAACCGAAGTGAAAGGTTTTGGCCGCCAGAAAGGCCATACCGAGCTGTATCGCGGCGCGGAGTATATGGTGGATTTTCTGCCGAAGGTGAAAATTGAGATCGTCGTACCCGACGACATTGTGGATACCTGTGTAGACACCATTATTCGCACAGCGCAAACCGGTAAAATTGGTGACGGTAAAATCTTCGTCTTTGACGTGGCACGGGTCATTCGTATCCGTACCGGTGAAGAGGACGACGCGGCAATTTAA
- the hmpA gene encoding NO-inducible flavohemoprotein has translation MLDAQTIATVKATIPLLVETGPKLTAHFYDRMFTHNPELKEIFNMSNQRNGDQREALFNAIAAYASNIENLPALLPAVEKIAQKHTSFQIKPEQYNIVGEHLLATLDEMFSPGQEVLDAWGKAYGVLANVFINREAEIYNENASKAGGWEGTRDFRIVAKTPRSALITSFELEPVDGGAVAEYRPGQYLGIWLKPEGFPHQEIRQYSLTRKPDGKGYRIAVKREDGGQVSNWLHNHANVGDVVKLVAPAGDFFMDVANDTPVTLISAGVGQTPMLAMLDTLAKTGHSAQVNWFHAAENGDVHAFADEVKELGQSLPRFTAHTWYRQPSEADRAKGQFDSEGLMDLSKLEGAFSNPAMQFYLCGPVGFMQFAAKQLVDLGVKQENIHYECFGPHKVL, from the coding sequence ATGCTTGACGCTCAAACCATCGCTACAGTAAAAGCCACTATCCCTTTGCTGGTGGAAACAGGGCCGAAATTAACCGCCCATTTCTACGACCGTATGTTTACTCATAACCCAGAACTCAAAGAAATTTTCAATATGAGTAACCAGCGTAATGGCGATCAACGTGAAGCCCTGTTTAACGCCATTGCCGCCTACGCCAGTAATATTGAAAACCTGCCTGCGCTGCTGCCAGCAGTGGAGAAAATCGCGCAGAAACACACCAGCTTCCAGATCAAACCGGAGCAGTACAACATCGTAGGCGAACACCTGCTGGCCACCCTCGACGAAATGTTCAGCCCGGGTCAGGAAGTGCTGGACGCATGGGGCAAAGCGTATGGCGTACTGGCAAATGTGTTTATCAATCGCGAAGCAGAAATTTATAACGAAAACGCCAGCAAAGCCGGTGGCTGGGAAGGTACGCGCGATTTCCGCATTGTGGCTAAAACACCACGCAGCGCATTGATCACCAGTTTCGAACTGGAACCGGTCGACGGTGGCGCAGTGGCAGAATACCGTCCGGGACAATATCTCGGCATTTGGCTGAAGCCGGAAGGTTTCCCGCATCAGGAAATTCGTCAGTACTCTTTGACCCGTAAACCGGATGGCAAAGGCTATCGTATTGCAGTGAAACGTGAAGATGGCGGACAGGTATCCAACTGGCTGCACAATCACGCTAACGTTGGCGATGTCGTTAAGCTGGTGGCTCCGGCTGGTGATTTCTTTATGGATGTAGCGAATGACACGCCAGTGACCTTAATCTCTGCGGGTGTCGGTCAGACGCCAATGCTGGCGATGCTCGACACGTTGGCAAAAACAGGCCATAGCGCCCAGGTGAACTGGTTCCATGCTGCAGAAAATGGCGATGTTCACGCCTTTGCCGATGAAGTTAAGGAACTGGGGCAATCGCTGCCGCGCTTTACCGCGCATACCTGGTATCGTCAGCCGAGTGAAGCCGATCGCGCGAAAGGTCAGTTTGATAGCGAAGGTCTGATGGATCTGAGCAAACTCGAAGGTGCGTTCAGCAATCCGGCAATGCAGTTCTATCTCTGCGGCCCGGTTGGCTTCATGCAGTTTGCCGCAAAACAGTTAGTGGATCTGGGCGTGAAGCAGGAAAACATTCATTACGAATGCTTTGGCCCACATAAGGTGCTGTGA
- the glyA gene encoding serine hydroxymethyltransferase, translating into MLKREMNIADYDAELWQAMEQEKVRQEEHIELIASENYTSPRVMQAQGSQLTNKYAEGYPGKRYYGGCEYVDIVEQLAIDRAKELFGADYANVQPHSGSQANFAVYTALLEPGDTVLGMNLAHGGHLTHGSPVNFSGKLYNIVPYGIDATGHIDYADLEKQAKEHKPKMIIGGFSAYSGVVDWAKMREIADSIGAYLFVDMAHVAGLVAAGVYPNPVPHAHVVTTTTHKTLAGPRGGLILAKGGSEELYKKLNSAVFPGGQGGPLMHVIAGKAVALKEAMEPEFKTYQQQVAKNAKAMVEVFLERGYKVVSGGTDNHLFLVDLVDKNLTGKEADAALGRANITVNKNSVPNDPKSPFVTSGIRVGTPAITRRGFKEAEAKELAGWMCDVLDSINDEAVIERIKGKVLDICARYPVYA; encoded by the coding sequence ATGTTAAAGCGTGAAATGAACATTGCCGATTATGATGCCGAACTGTGGCAGGCTATGGAGCAGGAAAAAGTACGTCAGGAAGAGCACATCGAACTGATCGCCTCCGAAAACTACACCAGCCCGCGCGTAATGCAAGCACAGGGCTCTCAGCTAACCAACAAATATGCTGAAGGTTATCCGGGTAAACGTTACTACGGCGGTTGCGAGTATGTTGATATCGTCGAACAACTGGCGATCGATCGCGCGAAAGAGCTGTTCGGCGCTGACTACGCTAACGTTCAGCCGCACTCCGGTTCCCAGGCTAACTTTGCGGTCTACACCGCGCTGCTGGAACCAGGCGATACCGTTCTGGGTATGAACCTGGCACACGGCGGTCACCTGACTCACGGTTCTCCGGTTAACTTCTCCGGTAAACTGTACAACATCGTTCCTTACGGTATCGATGCAACAGGTCATATCGACTACGCAGATCTGGAAAAACAAGCGAAAGAACACAAACCGAAAATGATCATCGGTGGCTTCTCAGCATATTCCGGCGTGGTTGACTGGGCGAAAATGCGTGAAATCGCTGACAGCATCGGTGCTTACTTGTTCGTTGATATGGCACACGTTGCGGGCCTGGTTGCTGCTGGCGTCTATCCGAACCCGGTTCCTCATGCTCACGTTGTCACTACTACCACTCACAAAACCCTGGCGGGTCCGCGCGGCGGCCTGATCCTGGCGAAAGGTGGTAGCGAAGAACTGTACAAAAAACTGAACTCTGCTGTCTTCCCGGGTGGGCAGGGCGGTCCGCTGATGCACGTAATCGCCGGTAAAGCAGTAGCGCTGAAAGAAGCGATGGAGCCGGAGTTCAAAACTTACCAGCAGCAGGTCGCGAAAAACGCCAAAGCGATGGTAGAAGTGTTCCTCGAGCGCGGCTACAAAGTGGTTTCCGGCGGTACTGATAACCACCTGTTCCTGGTTGATCTGGTTGATAAAAACCTGACCGGTAAAGAAGCTGACGCCGCTCTGGGCCGTGCTAACATCACCGTGAACAAAAACAGTGTACCGAACGATCCGAAGAGCCCGTTTGTGACCTCCGGTATTCGTGTGGGTACTCCGGCGATTACCCGTCGCGGCTTTAAAGAAGCAGAAGCGAAAGAACTGGCTGGCTGGATGTGTGACGTGCTGGACAGCATCAATGATGAAGCGGTTATCGAGCGCATCAAAGGTAAAGTTCTCGACATCTGCGCTCGCTACCCGGTTTACGCATAA
- a CDS encoding ROK family protein, translating into MRACINNQQIRHHNKCVILELLYRQKRANKSTLARLAQISIPAVSNILQELENEKRVVNIDDESQTRGHSSGTWLIAPEGAWTLCLNVTPTSIECQVANACLSPKGEFERFQIDAPTPQTLLAEIEKCWHRHRKLWPERTINLALAIHGQVDPVTGVSQTMPQAPWTAPVEVKYLLEEKLGIRVMVDNDCVMLALAEKWQKNSQGRDFCVINVDYGIGSSFVINEQIYRGSLYGSGQIGHTIVNPDGVACDCGCYGCLETVASLSALKKQARVWLKSQPDNTQLDPEKLTTAQLIAAWQSGEPWVTSWVDRSANAIGLSLYNFLNILNINQIWLYGRSCAFGENWLNTIIRQTGFNPFDRDEGPGVKATQIGFGQLSRAQQVLGIGYLYVEAQLRQI; encoded by the coding sequence ATGAGAGCCTGCATTAACAATCAACAGATCCGCCACCATAACAAATGCGTGATTCTGGAGCTGCTGTACCGGCAAAAACGTGCCAATAAATCGACGCTGGCCCGACTGGCGCAAATTTCGATTCCGGCAGTCAGTAATATTTTGCAGGAGCTGGAAAACGAAAAGCGGGTGGTGAATATCGACGATGAAAGCCAGACGCGCGGGCATAGCAGCGGCACATGGCTCATTGCACCGGAGGGTGCCTGGACGCTGTGTCTGAACGTTACGCCCACCAGCATTGAGTGTCAGGTCGCTAATGCCTGTTTAAGTCCGAAAGGTGAATTTGAACGCTTTCAGATTGACGCTCCGACACCGCAGACGCTATTGGCGGAGATCGAAAAATGCTGGCATCGCCATCGCAAACTGTGGCCAGAGCGCACTATCAATCTGGCGCTGGCAATTCACGGCCAGGTTGATCCGGTCACCGGCGTATCGCAAACCATGCCGCAAGCGCCGTGGACAGCGCCGGTTGAGGTGAAATATCTGCTGGAAGAGAAGCTCGGCATTCGGGTAATGGTCGATAATGACTGCGTGATGCTGGCGCTGGCGGAGAAATGGCAAAAAAATTCGCAGGGGCGTGATTTCTGCGTGATCAACGTTGATTACGGCATTGGCTCGTCGTTCGTGATTAACGAGCAAATTTATCGCGGCAGTTTGTATGGCAGCGGACAGATTGGTCACACCATCGTTAACCCCGATGGCGTCGCCTGTGATTGTGGATGTTACGGCTGCCTGGAAACCGTCGCCTCGTTAAGCGCATTAAAAAAGCAGGCGCGGGTATGGCTAAAATCACAGCCGGACAATACTCAACTTGATCCCGAAAAACTGACTACCGCGCAATTAATCGCTGCCTGGCAAAGTGGAGAACCGTGGGTCACCAGTTGGGTTGACCGCAGTGCTAACGCCATTGGTTTAAGTCTGTATAACTTCCTCAACATCCTCAATATTAATCAGATTTGGCTGTATGGTCGTAGTTGCGCCTTTGGCGAGAACTGGCTTAATACCATTATTCGCCAGACAGGGTTTAATCCGTTCGACCGCGATGAAGGGCCTGGCGTGAAAGCGACGCAAATTGGCTTCGGGCAATTAAGCCGCGCGCAACAGGTGCTGGGGATTGGCTATTTGTATGTTGAAGCGCAGTTACGGCAAATTTAA
- a CDS encoding substrate-binding domain-containing protein: protein MPEKMRATRNIILIATLLGSALFARAAEKEMTIGAIYLDTQGYYAGVRQGVQDAAKDSSVQVQLIETNAQGDISKESTFVDTLVARNVDAIILSAVSENGSSRTVRRASEAGIPVICYNTCINQKGVDKYVSAYLVGDPLEFGKKLGNAAADYFIANKIEQPKIAVINCEAFEVCVQRRKGFEEVLKARVPGAQIVANQEGTVLDKAISVGEKLIISTPDRNAIMGESGGATLGAVKAVRNQNQAGKIAVFGSDMTTEIAQELENNQVLKAVVDISGKKMGNAVFAQTLKVIDKKADGEKVIQVPIDLYTKTEDGKQWLATHVDGLP from the coding sequence ATGCCTGAAAAAATGAGAGCAACCCGTAATATAATTTTAATAGCTACGCTTTTGGGTAGCGCACTATTCGCCAGGGCTGCGGAAAAAGAAATGACCATTGGCGCAATATATCTTGATACTCAGGGATATTACGCCGGTGTACGTCAGGGTGTTCAGGATGCGGCAAAAGATTCCTCAGTACAGGTACAGTTAATAGAAACCAACGCACAGGGGGATATTTCAAAAGAAAGTACTTTTGTTGATACCCTCGTGGCGCGTAATGTTGATGCCATTATTTTGTCGGCAGTGTCTGAAAATGGCAGTAGCCGCACCGTTCGACGCGCCAGTGAGGCGGGTATTCCAGTGATTTGCTACAACACCTGTATTAATCAGAAAGGGGTCGATAAATATGTCTCGGCGTATCTGGTGGGCGATCCTCTGGAATTTGGTAAAAAACTGGGTAATGCCGCCGCCGATTATTTTATTGCCAATAAAATTGAACAACCAAAAATTGCCGTCATAAATTGCGAAGCTTTTGAAGTTTGTGTGCAGCGGCGTAAAGGGTTTGAAGAAGTATTAAAAGCCCGTGTTCCCGGAGCGCAAATTGTCGCGAATCAGGAAGGTACTGTTTTAGATAAAGCGATTTCTGTCGGTGAAAAACTGATTATCTCCACGCCGGATCGCAACGCCATTATGGGGGAATCGGGCGGCGCGACACTCGGCGCAGTTAAAGCAGTACGTAATCAAAATCAGGCCGGGAAAATTGCCGTCTTTGGTTCAGATATGACGACTGAAATTGCCCAGGAACTGGAAAACAACCAGGTGCTGAAAGCGGTAGTGGATATTTCCGGTAAGAAAATGGGTAACGCTGTTTTTGCGCAAACATTGAAGGTTATCGATAAAAAAGCCGACGGTGAGAAAGTGATTCAGGTGCCTATCGATCTCTATACCAAAACGGAAGACGGTAAGCAGTGGCTGGCAACGCATGTTGATGGTCTGCCCTAA
- a CDS encoding ABC transporter permease, with amino-acid sequence MSASSLPLPQGKSVSLKQFVSRHINEIGLLVVIAILYLVFSLNAPGFISLNNQMNVLRDAATIGIAAWAMTLIIISGEIDVSVGPMVAFVSVCLAFLLQFEVPLAVACLLVLLLGALMGTLAGVLRGVFNVPSFVATLGLWSALRGMGLFMTNALPVPIDENEVLDWLGGQFLGVPVSALIMMVLFALFVFISRKTAFGRSVFAVGGNATAAQLCGINVRRVRILIFTLSGLLAAVTGILLAARLGSGNAGAANGLEFDVIAAVVVGGTALSGGRGSLFGTLLGVLVITLIGNGLVLLGINSFFQQVVRGVIIVVAVLANILLTRRSSKAKR; translated from the coding sequence ATGTCTGCTTCGTCATTACCATTGCCGCAGGGCAAGAGCGTCTCGCTCAAACAATTTGTCAGTCGCCACATTAATGAGATCGGTTTGCTGGTGGTGATAGCCATTTTGTATCTGGTCTTCTCCCTGAACGCACCAGGCTTTATCTCATTAAATAACCAGATGAACGTGCTACGCGATGCCGCCACCATCGGTATTGCCGCCTGGGCGATGACGCTAATTATTATCTCCGGTGAAATTGATGTCAGCGTTGGGCCAATGGTGGCTTTTGTCTCGGTGTGCCTGGCATTTTTACTGCAATTTGAGGTTCCTCTGGCGGTGGCGTGTTTGTTGGTGTTGCTGTTAGGCGCGCTGATGGGAACGCTCGCCGGGGTGTTACGTGGCGTGTTTAACGTGCCAAGTTTTGTGGCCACGCTGGGGTTGTGGAGCGCCCTGCGCGGTATGGGGCTGTTTATGACTAACGCCCTGCCTGTGCCGATTGACGAAAACGAGGTACTGGACTGGCTGGGTGGGCAATTTCTCGGCGTGCCGGTATCCGCGCTGATCATGATGGTGTTGTTTGCGCTGTTTGTGTTCATCAGCCGTAAAACTGCCTTCGGGCGTTCGGTTTTTGCTGTGGGCGGTAATGCCACGGCGGCGCAGTTGTGCGGGATTAACGTCCGGCGAGTACGCATTCTTATTTTTACCCTTTCAGGATTATTAGCGGCGGTGACCGGCATTTTACTGGCGGCGCGCCTCGGTTCTGGTAACGCAGGCGCGGCAAACGGTCTGGAGTTTGACGTGATCGCAGCCGTGGTAGTTGGTGGTACGGCGCTTTCCGGTGGTCGCGGCTCCCTGTTCGGTACGCTGCTTGGCGTTCTGGTCATTACGCTAATCGGTAACGGTCTGGTGCTGCTCGGAATTAACTCCTTTTTCCAGCAGGTGGTCCGCGGCGTCATCATCGTGGTGGCGGTACTGGCGAATATCTTGCTGACCCGGCGAAGCAGTAAAGCGAAACGCTAA